Proteins encoded by one window of Channa argus isolate prfri chromosome 1, Channa argus male v1.0, whole genome shotgun sequence:
- the LOC137133411 gene encoding ankyrin-3-like isoform X40, with the protein MNGLPHSLNLSSLDHLFFLGKKNSRNIRTVNMAALDNCEDAMTGDTDKYLRPQDLKELGDDSLPQEGYMGFSIGARSASPRISLRSFSSDRSNTLNRSSFARDSMMIEEILAPTKDTLQSVCKDISYLVDPLNKHLAVTRDYSSECMRRYSWTPDTMDHSHNTVSSPIHSGFSSPLPQYDSRFLVSFMVDARGGSMRGSRHNGMRIIIPPRKCTAPTRITCRLAKRHKLAYPPPMVEGEGLVSRLVEVGPAGAQFLGPVIVEIPHFGSMRGKERELIVLRSDNGDTWKEHQSDTRADDLADLLAGMDEELDSPAELEKKRICRIVTRDFPQYFAVVSRIKQESNHMGPDGGVLSSSTVPMVQASFPQGALTKRIRVGLQAQPVPDEMVRAVLGNRATFSPIVTVEPRRRKFHKPITMTIPVPPRSAEGHPSGHRGDSAPCLRLLCSITGGTSPAQWEDITGTTPLSFVTDCVSFTTNVSARFWLADCHQIPETVSLASQLYRELICVPYLAKFVVFAKMNDVVEARLRCFCMTDDKVDKTLEQQENFEEVARSKDIEVLEGKPIHVDCYGNLSPLTKSGQQLVFNFYSFKENRLPFNVKIRDMGQEPCGRLSFLREPKTTKGLPQTAICNLNITLPTHKKDMESDPDDENEKPERRHTFASLALRKRYSYLTDPAAKTTDRSPPRTQPSSYTHKPVFSTRSYQAWSPVPVAVPGQAKSGFGSLSSSSSNTPSASPLKSAWSINSASPIKSINPGSPASSVKSVSDMASPIRSYRSISSPIKTVVQQIQYPVQVNPSPLVSPGKSAPDPVSMKGLAPMPVRTSPVTVSGGGSALLERTSIGMTPPTSPKSSLTMFSSPLPYKTVMGGAASSSSPIKTVPGLSSVRSFASDVTGPARNLFSSLSSPLKSNTSPSAAALINGTVSPTQYRSSSPTSLLTSSLQERIQATTNAATTSVNAAFDEVEKTLNSCSAGYGTLKSLSSSASSSYQSIRSSASSSLYASLRTPTNATTAVTSTTMTVPVYSVINVLPEPQFKKLPEVSKSAAALLSPRKTVSMEVNAQLQSSFARTLSPVKTPLFSAGLKSNTTSPLSSSQEILKDVAEMKEDLIRMSAILQTDPNSSTNKGFHSNSPKEAKIEDEEPYRIVEKVKQDLVKVSEILTKDAVKDGRVSLTRDSLDDIHFSKVQVEQPPSNWSYPPRYETVVTQAKSNTIPDRDFNLSKVVDYLANDVGSSSFSKLHDTKPKADEGKREGEGKEKQKRVLKPTIAVQEHKLKMPPTNMRSSPSDKENSKVADALFGADAMLESPDDISHEQDKSPLSDSGFETRSERTPSAPQSAEGMGPKALFQDIPVPPVITETRTEVVHVIRSYEPSEDSKHPAMEDAHPVRYIDSDSKGHLNQATSTPEQNKSYSIKVSPDEDPMGKGMRVKEETHITTTTRMVYHKPPGKETPTERCEETMSVHDIMKAFQSGKDPSRELAGLFEHKSGNDETSQRILEDITSKPKIERIIEVHIEKGNKTEPTEVIIRETKNHADKEMYYYPGNRQEEEDAEESLPVYLDSPRVNTPMSQEEDSRPSSAQLMADDSYKTLKLLSQQSVEYNEDESSDLRGESYNFAEKMLLSEKLDQSHSDTEEYLRDRSHFHSPDRSSHSEGRSVGPRTEYVFRSSRNVFDKSGRMVNVDDNFDKLTLLQYSSEPGSPKQSVWMRMPDDTQSKDSGQPMYEDRVDRTVKEAEEKLSEVSQFFRDKTEQLNDELSSPEKKSRRPDFRESRSGPSSTHSSPERSAYRNGGSGEEWNRERLRDRFSSSERKCASLPSSPERRVLLQFSDTDLRKQEDSKGESPKPFQISSSKVSAVRLKFEQEAQRQDRSAHAGQNSNPPIRKLQESKLPVYQMFGGSNIPKTPDSPGNQRRCQDSESNKFSPKHETSGKDQEEKRLFKNWDSQGYGSYKPQSPKLSHSLIHDSIKEGNTSDSQRQETTKKIIYTEFVVRESPSGNDGLKKNSESQIPVRKPSNFSENSKSTSLKLDASVEPYERTGTHIPTLARSRLHSSSESNKSTRGSSVGKSTDSSDSSQSNVVCNGVDSDQVEYLDQVTPVVVTEGFKDIKPLPVYVSIQVGKQYEKETASGQLGTYKKIVSHESRTVHETRGAFYTVKQKQSPSPQGSPEDDTLEQVTFMDSSGKSPVTPETPTSEEVSLTSRTPDSVIGFMTSMPSPIPEESEEEEGKTIIHKEPPKEKSKQASYENYSKKLDPERQKSKEKRVAYIEFPPPPPLEAEHSDPAKTGSCVSSGAETEMIEVNLQEEHDRHLLAEPIIRVQPPSPILPGADDSDSSDDESVFHPIPVKKYTFKMKEEGDKRPKQKREKNGNNIESGINGVVKGEDADFEQNGNDQSITDCSIATTAEFSHDTDATEIDSLDGYDLQDEDDGLSEDPKTSSLSNDGKTTDRSFNQSKLEVIEEEKCEDGGDNANNKISTSSMKNSGDEKDYTLEGRHPDRQGFGENYFGYQLEEELNSTFKTVATKGLDFDPWSTKAGDNEGVFESRTKEDDPKPFGLSVEDKSQATTPDTTPARTPTDESTPTSEPNPFPFHEGKMFEMTRSGAIDMSKRDFVEERLQFFQIGPQSPCERTDLRMAIVADHLGLSWTELAREMNFTVDEINHIRLENPNSLTAQSFMLLKKWVSREGKNATTDALTAVLTKVNRMDIVTLLEGPIFDYGNISGTRCFADDNAVFRDQADDCQSILAELQSPATLHSPHFLEPELPITPNPSLAHQQHHHYAQPDTPLMAESQPQPLPWSPEIDPGSRELGSPPRSPPRPCELTLCDPAFELPDPGHFKVRKPHIALNDQLLLSEEEDRSCHDMEQSHKPKSHSCPPMCELDIDFAYSPSSPSLSSVSSITPSSPDRAHMGNEGAQMGASHGVQQDVCLKGGEKEVVEEIEKVAEMVEAEVVDGNGLVEKWIEQDLIKNVERKCEMITKYNSTLTEETNILLEQKQGSGEKDNDAINKQHILIHDRNKGTACEVIEAEDMPNVSDKQYHLIEIGHEVVKGCTTIAAEGLKEAVVETLEVQNVYVDGKEIHNDSDRIDDKGLCGNEKDICATSEADQMAENQALARLSPQAWDEALKELQPSESGSNEEEEEEVKDEEITEKALGTMLEEVKKEEGSEEKEENEETTKARVQEIIDQVEQAEKDVCSLAGWHSDSSSVNVEPPTPGRSVSSDLLDRRESQENSSESITSSSRGESGRSRNNGDNSKHSPQDGSSESSNGRKEEGILMSEKKVQRVSVDSGSDEEQTVTTKIFRRRLILKGEEAKNIPGESMTEEHYMDRDGNLISRKVIRKVIRRVSTPTPENQRSDRWHQDLHHSPILQEEQGEGSRSSRRKDDRRSGDKKLHS; encoded by the exons CCTTCGCTCCTTCAGTTCGGATAGGTCCAACACACTCAACCGGAGCTCGTTTGCACGAGACAGTATGATGATTGAAGAGATTCTGGCCCCCACAAAGGACACG CTTCAGAGTGTCTGCAAAGACATTTCCTACTTGGTAGACCCACTTAATAAG CACCTGGCTGTGACCAGAGACTACAGCTCTGAGTGTATGCGGCGATACAGCTGGACTCCAGATACCATGGACCACAGCCACAACACTGTGTCCAGCCCCATTCACTCTGG ctTCTCCTCCCCGCTCCCTCAGTATGACTCCAG GTTCTTGGTCAGCTTCATGGTGGATGCCCGGGGTGGCTCCATGAGAGGCAGCCGCCACAATGGCATGCGCATCATCATTCCTCCCAGAAAGTGCACAGCGCCCACACGCATCACCTGTCGCCTGGCAAAAAGGCACAAATTGGCCTATCCCCCACCCATGGTGGAGGGAGAGGGCCTTGTCAGCCGACTGGTTGAAGTCGGACCAGCTGGTGCTCAGTTCCTTGG CCCTGTGATTGTGGAGATCCCTCACTTTGGTTCCATGCGGGGTAAAGAGAGGGAGCTAATTGTTTTAAGGAGTGACAACGGTGACACATGGAAGGAGCACCAGTCTGATACCAGAGCGGACGACCTTGCTGACCTCCTTGCTGGGATGGATGAAG agctGGACAGCCCTGCCGAGTTGGAGAAAAAGCGTATCTGCCGCATAGTCACCAGAGATTtccctcagtattttgctgtggTGTCACGGATCAAGCAGGAGTCTAACCACATGGGTCCTGATGGAGGTGTGCTCTCCAGCAGCACTGTGCCCATGGTCCAGGCCTCTTTTCCACAGGGGGCACTCACTAAGAGAATCCGAGTTGGCCTGCAG gcCCAGCCTGTGCCAGATGAAATGGTGAGGGCAGTCCTTGGCAACAGAGCTACCTTTAGTCCCATCGTTACTGTAGAGCCCAGGAGGAGGAAGTTCCACAAGCCCATCACTATGACGATTCCTGTTCCACCTAGATCAGCAGAAGGCCATCCCAGTGGCCACCGTGGTGACTCTGCACCTTGCCTGCGTCTCCTTTGCAGCATTACAG GAGGGACATCCCCTGCCCAGTGGGAGGACATCACAGGGACCACACCATTGTCCTTTGTAACTGATTGCGTCTCCTTCACCACAAATGTGTCGGCCAg GTTCTGGCTCGCAGACTGTCACCAGATTCCTGAGACGGTGAGTCTGGCGTCTCAGTTATACCGGGAGCTGATCTGCGTGCCGTACCTGGCCAAGTTTGTGGTGTTTGCCAAGATGAACGATGTTGTTGAGGCTCGGTTGCGCTGCTTCTGCATGACAGATGACAAGGTGGACAAAACCCTTGAGCAGCAGGAGAACTTTGAGGAAGTGGCTCGGAGCAAAGATATTGAG GTTCTTGAGGGCAAGCCTATCCATGTGGATTGCTATGGCAACTTGTCCCCTCTCACCAAGAGTGGCCAGCAGTTGGTCTTTAACTTCTACTCTTTCAAGGAAAACAGACTTCCTTTCAATGTGAAG ATTAGAGATATGGGCCAGGAGCCATGTGGCCGCCTGTCTTTCCTGAGAGAGCCCAAAACCACTAAAGGCCTTCCACAAACTGCCATATGCAATTTGAATATCACACTGCCAACCCACAAGAAG GATATGGAGTCTGATCCTGATGATGAG aatgAAAAACCAGAGCGACGTCATACCTTTGCCTCCTTAGCTTTGCGTAAGCGCTACAGCTATTTGACCGACCCAGCAGCGA AAACAACTGATCGAAGCCCGCCGAGAACACAGCCTTCTAGCTACACTCACAAACCTGTCTTTTCAACGAGATCTTATCAGGCGTGGTCGCCTGTTCCTGTCGCCGTCCCTGGCCAAGCCAAGTCTGGGTTTGGCTCCCTCTCCAGTTCGTCATCCAACACGCCCTCTGCCTCTCCATTAAAGTCTGCTTGGTCCATCAACTCTGCCTCCCCTATCAAATCCATCAACCCTGGATCACCCGCCTCTTCTGTTAAGTCAGTTAGTGACATGGCCTCTCCCATCCGGTCTTACAGATCCATCTCCTCTCCTATAAAAACTGTAGTCCAGCAAATCCAATACCCAGTCCAGGTAAACCCCAGTCCACTGGTCTCACCAGGGAAAAGTGCCCCAGACCCTGTATCTATGAAAGGACTGGCACCAATGCCTGTTAGAACCTCCCCTGTAACTGTCTCTGGAGGAGGAAGTGCTCTTCTTGAGAGAACATCTATTGGCATGACACCACCAACCTCTCCAAAATCTTCTTTGACGATGTTCAGTTCCCCGCTGCCATATAAGACCGTTATGGGGGGTGCAGCATCTTCATCCTCACCCATAAAAACAGTACCAGGTCTCTCCTCTGTGCGTTCCTTTGCTTCGGATGTCACTGGCCCTGCAAGAAacctgttttcttctctttcgtCACCACTTAAATCCAACACCTCTCCAAGTGCTGCAGCTCTAATCAATGGCACTGTGTCACCTACACAGTATCGCTCTTCCTCTCCAACCTCTCTTCTTACCAGTAGTCTGCAAGAGAGAATACAAGCAACCACCAATGCTGCAACTACAAGTGTCAATGCAGCCTTTGATGAGGtcgaaaaaacattaaattcctGTTCTGCAGGTTATGGCACCTTGAAATCCTtgtcctcctctgcctcctcctcatATCAGTCCATTAGGTCGTCAGCTTCTAGTTCCCTCTATGCCTCTCTAAGAACTCCTACAAATGCCACCACTGCTGTGACGTCCACTACAATGACTGTTCCAGTGTACTCTGTTATTAATGTGCTACCTGAGCCCCAGTTTAAAAAGTTGCCTGAGGTGTCCAAGTCAGCTGCTGCACTTCTGTCACCACGGAAGACGGTGTCTATGGAGGTGAATGCTCAGTTGCAATCTTCTTTTGCCAGAACTCTTTCCCCTGTCAAAACCCCTCTTTTTTCTGCTGGCCTAAAATCAAACACTACGTCACCATTGTCATCAAGCCAAGAGATTTTGAAAGATGTTGCTGAAATGAAAGAGGACTTGATACGAATGTCAGCCATTTTGCAGACAGACCCAAATTCCTCAACCAATAAGGGATTTCACTCCAATTCTCCCAAAGAAGCTAAGATAGAGGATGAGGAGCCATACAGAATTGTGGAGAAAGTGAAGCAAGATTTGGTAAAAGTGAGTGAAATCCTTACTAAAGATGCTGTGAAAGATGGTAGGGTTTCTCTGACAAGAGATTCTTTGGATGATATACACTTCTCAAAAGTCCAAGTTGAACAACCACCAAGCAACTGGAGCTATCCACCAAGATATGAGACTGTGGTTACTCAAGCCAAATCTAATACAATACCAGATAGAGATTTCAATCTCTCCAAAGTGGTTGACTACCTGGCCAATGATGTTGGAAGTAGCTCTTTCTCCAAACTGCATGACACAAAGCCTAAAGCAGATGAGGgcaaaagagaaggagagggcAAGGAGAAGCAGAAACGTGTCCTAAAGCCCACCATAGCAGTTCAGGAGCATAAACTTAAAATGCCTCCAACAAACATGCGCTCCTCACCTtcagacaaagaaaacagtaaagtaGCAGATGCCCTTTTTGGAGCAGACGCTATGCTAGAATCCCCAGACGATATTTCACATGAACAAGACAAAAGTCCACTGTCAGATAGTGGCTTTGAGACCAGGAGTGAACGGACACCCTCTGCCCCTCAGAGTGCAGAAGGCATGGGCCCCAAGGCCCTTTTTCAGGATATCCCTGTTCCCCCAGTGATCACGGAGACTAGGACTGAGGTTGTCCATGTCATCAGGAGCTATGAGCCATCAGAGGATAGCAAACACCCTGCAATGGAGGATGCACATCCTGTCAGATATATTGATTCAGATTCTAAGGGGCATCTGAATCAAGCTACATCGACTCCAGAACAGAATAAAAGCTATTCAATAAAAGTCAGCCCTGATGAGGATCCAATGGGAAAAGGGATGAGGGTGAAGGAGGAGACACACATCACTACTACCACTAGGATGGTGTACCACAAACCACCTGGCAAAGAAACACCTACAGAGAGGTGTGAGGAAACCATGTCTGTGCATGACATAATGAAGGCTTTTCAGTCAGGCAAGGATCCTTCTAGAGAGCTGGCAGGATTGTTTGAACACAAGTCTGGTAATGACGAAACCTCACAAAGAATCCTAGAGGACATTACCTCCAAACCTAAGATTGAAAGAATAATTGAGGTTCACATTGAAAAGGGCAATAAAACAGAACCAACAGAGGTCATcatcagagagacaaaaaatCATGCAGATAAGGAAATGTATTACTACCCAGGAAATagacaggaagaggaggatgctgAGGAATCACTGCCAGTATACCTTGACTCCCCTCGAGTGAACACACCCATGTCACAGGAGGAAGATAGTCGCCCCAGTTCAGCCCAGCTAATGGCAGATGACTCTTACAAAACACTAAAGCTCCTTAGCCAGCAATCTGTAGAGTACAATGAGGATGAATCATCAGACCTGAGGGGAGAATCTTATAATTTTGCAGAGAAGATGCTACTCTCTGAGAAACTTGACCAGTCTCATTCTGACACAGAGGAATATCTAAGAGATAGATCTCACTTCCACTCACCAGACAGAAGCAGTCACAGTGAGGGTAGATCAGTAGGACCAAGGACAGAGTATGTCTTTAGATCGTCGCGAAATGTGTTTGACAAATCTGGAAGAATGGTCAATGTTGATGATAATTTTGACAAACTGACACTTTTACAGTATTCATCTGAGCCTGGTAGCCCAAAGCAGTCTGTTTGGATGCGCATgccagatgacacacagagcaAAGACAGTGGACAACCTATGTATGAGGACAGAGTTGACAGAACtgtaaaggaggcagaggaaaaactcagtGAGGTATCTCAATTCTTTCGTGATAAAACAGAACAGCTAAACGACGAACTATCTTCTCCAGAGAAGAAATCTCGCAGACCAGACTTCAGAGAATCACGTTCAGGGCCAAGTTCTACACATAGTAGTCCAGAGAGGTCAGCTTACAGAAATGGGGGTAGTGGGGAAGAGTGGAACAGAGAGAGGCTTAGAGATAGGTTCAGCTCCAGTGAGAGGAAATGTGCCAGCTTGCCTAGCAGCCCAGAGAGGAGAGTGTTGCTACAGTTCAGTGATACAGATCTAAGAAAACAAGAGGACTCTAAAGGTGAAAGTCCTAAACCTTTTCAAATATCCTCCTCCAAAGTCAGTGCAGTAAGACTAAAGTTTGAGCAAGAGGCACAAAGACAAGATAGGAGTGCTCATGCTGGCCAAAATTCAAATCCTCCTATCAGGAAACTCCAAGAAAGTAAACTACCTGTATATCAGATGTTTGGTGGTTCAAATATTCCAAAAACACCTGACAGTCCTGGAAACCAGAGAAGATGTCAGGATAGTGAATCAAATAAATTCTCACCCAAGCATGAAACCAGTGGAAAAGACCAGGAGGAGAAAAGGTTATTCAAGAATTGGGACAGCCAAGGATATGGAAGTTATAAACCCCAATCTCCCAAACTATCTCATTCTTTAATTCATGACTCTATAAAAGAAGGCAATACTAGCGATTCCCAAAGACAAGAGACAACCAAGAAAATTATCTACACAGAATTTGTTGTTCGAGAAAGTCCAAGTGGCAATGATGGTCTAAAAAAAAACTCGGAATCACAAATTCCTGTAAGAAAGCCATCTAATTTTTCAGAAAATTCCAAATCCACCTCTTTAAAATTAGATGCCTCTGTTGAACCATATGAAAGGACAGGGACTCATATACCTACCTTAGCTAGGAGTCGGTTACACAGTAGCTCTGAATCTAACAAGTCTACTCGTGGATCATCAGTAGGCAAATCCACAGATTCATCAGACAGTAGCCAGTCGAATGTAGTGTGTAATGGTGTTGATAGTGACCAAGTAGAGTATTTGGATCAGGTAACTCCTGTAGTTGTCACAGAGGGTTTTAAAGACATTAAACCCTTACCTGTGTATGTTAGCATCCAAGTAGGTAAGCAGTATGAGAAAGAAACAGCCTCAGGACAGCTAGgaacatacaaaaaaattgtAAGCCATGAGAGTAGGACAGTGCATGAGACTAGGGGTGCATTTTACACTGTCAAACAAAAGCAGTCTCCATCTCCTCAAGGAAGTCCAGAAGATGATACTCTAGAACAAGTGACTTTCATGGACAGCTCTGGAAAAAGTCCTGTTACTCCTGAAACCCCTACCTCAGAGGAAGTGAGTCTGACCTCAAGAACACCAGACTCTGTGATAGGCTTCATGACTAGCATGCCCAGCCCTATCCCGGAAGAGtctgaagaggaagaaggaaagacAATCATCCATAAGGAGCCCCCAAAGGAAAAATCTAAGCAAGCTTCTTATGAAAATTACAGTAAGAAATTGGATCCAGAGAGACAGAAGTCCAAAGAGAAAAGAGTGGCCTATATAGagtttccacctcctcctcctttagAAGCAGAGCACTCTGACCCTGCGAAAACGGGATCATGTGTTTCTTCTGGGGCAGAGACGGAGATGATAGAGGTGAACCTTCAGGAGGAGCATGATAGGCATCTCTTGGCTGAGCCAATCATCCGGGTCCAGCCCCCATCCCCTATTCTCCCTGGAGCCGATGACAGCGACTCTAGTGATGATGAGTCTGTCTTCCATCCGATCCCTGTCAAaaagtacacatttaaaatgaaagaggagGGTGACAAACGTCctaaacagaaaagagagaaaaatggaaataatataGAGTCTGGGATTAATGGTGTAGTAAAGGGGGAGGACGCTGACTTTGAACAAAATGGCAATGACCAGTCAATCACTGACTGCTCAATAGCAACCACTGCTGAATTCTCTCATGACACAGATGCAACTGAAATAGACTCTTTAGATGGGTATGATCTTCAGGATGAGGATGATGGTTTGAGCGAAGACCCTAAAACGTCAAGTCTGtctaatgatggaaaaacaacTGACCGCTCATTTAATCAGTCTAAGCTTGAAGTTATTGAGGAAGAGAAATGTGAGGATGGAGGGgataatgcaaataataaaatcagcACATCTTCAATGAAAAATAGTGGAGATGAAAAAGATTATACTCTTGAAGGAAGACATCCAGATAGACAGGGCTTTGGAGAAAACTATTTTGGCTACCAACTTGAAGAAGAACTGAACTCAACCTTTAAAACTGTTGCTACCAAAGGCCTGGACTTTGATCCCTGGTCCACTAAAGCGGGTGATAATGAGGGGGTTTTTGAGTCCAGAACAAAAGAGGATGACCCCAAGCCCTTTGGTTTATCTGTGGAGGACAAATCACAGGCTACAACACCTGACACAACCCCTGCTCGAACACCAACTGATGAGAGCACGCCGACTAGTGAGCCTAACCCCTTCCCTTTCCACGAAGGAAAGATGTTTGAGATGACCCGCAGTGGTGCTATTGACATGAGCAAGCGGGACTTTGTTGAAGAGAGGCTTCAGTTTTTCCAGATTG GTCCCCAAAGTCCCTGTGAGCGAACAGACTTGCGGATGGCGATCGTTGCAGATCACCTGGGACTCAGTTGGACAG AGTTGGCACGGGAGATGAACTTCACAGTAGATGAGATCAACCACATCAGACTAGAGAACCCAAACTCTCTGACAGCACAGAGTTTCATGCTGCTCAAGAAATGGGTCAGTCGGGAAGGGAAAAATGCCACAA CGGATGCCTTAACTGCAGTGCTGACCAAAGTCAATCGGATGGATATTGTGACTTTACTGGAAGGCCCAATATTTGACTATGGTAACATTTCAGGCACGAGATGTTTTGCCGATGATAACGCTGTTTTCCGGGATCAGGCTGATG ATTGTCAGAGCATTCTAGCGGAGCTGCAGTCCCCTGCCACACTGCATTCTCCTCACTTTCTGGAGCCCGAACTTCCCATCACCCCTAATCCTTCCCTTGCCCACCAGCAACACCACCATTATGCACAACCAGACACCCCTTTGATGGCTGAATCCCAGCCTCAGCCCCTGCCCTGGAGCCCAGAGATAGATCCTGGTAGCAGAGAGCTAGGCAGCCCACCCAGGAGCCCCCCCAGACCCTGTGAGCTCACCCTGTGCGACCCAGCCTTTGAACTCCCTGATCCTGGTCATTTCAAAGTCAGAAAGCCCCACATTGCACTGAACGATCAGCTGCTTTTGAGCGAGGAGGAGGACAGGTCCTGTCATGATATGGAGCAGAGCCACAAGCCAAAGTCGCACTCCTGTCCTCCAATGTGCGAGTTAGACATTGACTTCGCTTACTCCCCATCTTCCCCTTCACTGTCATCAGTATCATCAATAACCCCTTCATCGCCTGACAGAGCACACATGGGAAATGAAGGAGCACAGATGGGTGCCTCCCATGGCGTACAGCAGGATGTATGTTTAAAAGGAGGTGAAAAGGAAGTGGTGGAAGAAATAGAGAAGGTTGCTGAGATGGTTGAAGCAGAGGTAGTAGATGGAAATGGATTAGTAGAAAAGTGGATAGAGCAGGACTTGATTAAAAATgtggaaagaaaatgtgaaatgataaCAAAATATAACTCTACGTTGACAGAGGAAACTAACATTTTGCTGGAACAAAAGCAGGGGTCTGGAGAGAAAGATAATGATGCAATAAATAAGCAGCATATCCTTATTCATGATAGGAATAAGGGGACAGCTTGTGAGGTGATTGAGGCAGAAGATATGCCAAATGTGTCAGATAAACAATATCATCTGATAGAAATTGGGCATGAAGTGGTAAAAGGTTGTACCACCATAGCAGCAGAGGGTTTAAAAGAGGCTGTTGTGGAAACCCtagaagtacaaaatgtttatgTGGATGGTAAGGAAATTCACAATGATAGTGACAGAATAGATGACAAAGGGTTatgtggaaatgaaaaagatATTTGCGCGACATCAGAAGCAGACCAGATGGCCGAGAACCAGGCTTTAGCTCGTCTCTCCCCTCAGGCCTGGGATGAAGCACTTAAAGAACTTCAGCCAAGTGAGTCTGGATCCaacgaggaagaggaggaggaagtcaAGGATGAAGAAATCACAGAAAAGGCATTAGGAACTATGTTAGAGGAGGTGAAGAAAGAAGAAGGctcagaggagaaggaggagaatgAAGAGACGACTAAGGCCAGGGTTCAGGAGATTATTGATCAAGTGGAACAGGCAGAAAAAGATGTGTGTTCACTTGCAGGTTGGCACAGTGACTCATCCAGCGTCAATGTGGAACCACCAACACCAGGCCGCAGTGTCAGCTCTGACCTGCTTGACAGACGGGAAAG CCAAGAGAACTCTAGTGAATCCATCACTTCCTCATCTAGAGGCGAATCAGGGAGGTCCCGAAATAACGGCGACAACTCAAAACACTCACCTCAGGACGGCTCATCTGAGTCATCAAATGGCAGAAAGGAAGAGGGAATACTGATGTCAGAGAAAAAAGTCCAG CGGGTTAGTGTTGATTCCGGTTCAGATGAAGAACAGACTGTAACCACCAAAATCTTCAGACGGCGTCTCATTTTAAAG GGAGAAGAAGCGAAGAATATCCCAGGGGAGTCTATGACAGAGGAACACTATATGGACCGAGATGGTAACCTCATCAGTAGAAAA GTAATTAGGAAGGTTATTCGAAGGGTTTCTACTCCCACACCAGAAAACCAAAGAAGTGACAGGTGGCACCAAGACCTTCACCACAGTCCCATTCTGCAGGAAGAG CAAGGAGAAGGGTCAAGGAGTAGCAGGAGAAAGGATGATAGAAGGTCAGGGGATAAAAAGCTCCACTCATAG